In the genome of Nocardioides sp. NBC_00368, the window GCCAGGGTGCGGGCCTTGAATCCCGACGGATCGCGCAGATCGGCGGAGACCATGGTGACGTACTCCAGACCGACACCACGCAGATCTCCCTCCCGCCTGATGTCCTTGGCGCGCTGCTTGCCCTCGAGGTGCAAGGAGCCGTCGTACTCGCCCACGACACCGGACTCCAGGTCGAGCACGTCAGGCGTGCCGACATGCCGGCCGGCGTGGTCGAAGACCGGGTGATTGCACACGACCTCTCGGATGCCGAGCTCCTCCCACACGAGTCGGAGATCGACCTCAGGCGGTGACCACGCGTTCTCGTCGAGGAAGGGGAGCGCATCCCGGACCTTCGCGATTCCGGTCCAGCCGCGGTGCGCATCCGCCCATGCGGAGATCTCCGCGATGGAGACCAAGTCATGGAGCGCCGCCATGTCATGGGCTCGCACGGCCGCCCGGCGGTCGTGGGCGTAGCGCATCTCAAAGGTCACCGACCGCACCGGGATCGTCACCCGCACGCCGTCGACCACCTGGCAGTCGGGGAGGAGGAGTCGCTCACCGCATACGGTGAGGCCGGGACGTGACGCCAACGAGTGAGCGGTGGCCGCGACCGTCACCGGTCTCGGCCGACCGGACGCATCGCAGCCGTCGAACCACTTGCATCGCATCCACGCCAACGCCGCCCACCCCGTCACCGCCGCATGCGCAGGGAGCCGCACAGATGCCTCGAGCACGCGCTGCATCGGTGCATCGGCATCGACGTCGGCCGGCACATAGAACCCGTGGCTGCTCCGCCGCCACCCACGCCCCCGAGCCTGACGCGGCGTCGGCCCGGTCTCCCCGCTCGGGTCGAGGCGCACCGGCCGCACCAAAGAAGGGCGGGCGGAGGAGTACTCCGGCGGTCGGAAGTGAGGAGGTCGGGCAGCCACGCCAACAGCATCGATCAGCCGCCATCCAGCGATCCACAAAAATCCCCCACCTGTGCACAACCCTGTGGATAACTCTCGAGAGCGGTGGATAGTCGGGGATCAAACAGTCGGTTACTCGCCAGTAGAGCGACCGGTTGATCCCCGACTATCGGTCAGGACCGTGTGACCGACGGGGAAGACCTCGTAGCGACCCCGCGTCGCCAGACCCCACAACCCGCGCGGCGCCAGCAGCACCACGGCGATGGCGACGGCTCCGAGCGCGATGAGGTACCAGGTGCCGTAGGAGTCCAGCAGCTGCTGGAGCGCGAAGAAGATCACCGCGCCCAGGATCGGGCCCTCGATCGTCCCCAGTCCGCCGATCACGACGATGAAGATCATGAACGCGGTGTACTGCACCGAGAACATCGAGTCCGGCGAGACCCGCAGGCCGTTGACCGCGATCAGCGCGCCGGCCAGGCCGGCACCTCCCGAAGCGGCGACGTAGACCAGGCGCTGCGAGCGCCGCACCGCGACGCCGAGCGAGGCCGCGGCCACTGAGTCGTCGCGGATCGCGGTCAGGCCGAGCCCGACGCGCGAGCGCATCAGGGCGTACGTCGCGAGCACGACGAGCACGGCCAGTACGAGCGCCAGGTAGTAGACGGTCGCGATCCGGGTCACCCGGTCGACGCCCTGGAAGGCGGTCAGCGAGAGGCCGGAGCCACCACCGAAGCCCGGCAGCTCCTGGGTGACCAGCTTGAAGACCTCGGCCATCACCCAGGTGCCGATCGCGAAGTAGCCTCCGACCAGCCGGAACAGCAGGAACGAGGTCGGGACGGCCAGGGCGGCGCAGACCACTCCGGCCGCCACGACGGCGACCGGGATCGGCAGGCCGACCACGTCGGCGAGCTTGATCACGCCGTAGCCGCCCGCGCCGATGAACGCCTGCTGCCCGATCGAGACCAGCCCGCCGTAGCCGGCCATCAGGTTCCAGGTCGTGCCGAGGATGATGAGGGCGAAGAGCGCGACCAGGTTGGTCACGTCGCCCGGGCTGAAGACGAACCAGGGCGCAGCGGCCAGGAACACCACGACCGCCGCCAGGAAACCGCCGCCGGCCAGCGACGGCCAGCCGCCGCGTACGACCTTCAGGGTTGTCGTCGGGCTCAGGGTTGTCGTAGGGCTCATGCGACGACCGCCTTCGGGAGCAGGCCCTGGGGCCGGAACAGGAGCACGACCAGGAAGACCAGGTGACCCGCGAGGACGCCGTAGGCCGGGTCGATCTGGGCGCCGACGGTCTGCGCGACGCCGAGCACGAGGCCGCCGAGGAGGGTGCCCCACAGCGAGCCGAGCCCGCCGATGATGACCGCCTCGAAGGCGAAGATGAGGACCAGATCCCCGTACGTCGGGCTGAACTGTGTCGACATGCCGAGGAACACGCCGGCCAGTGCGACGGTGCCGATCGCGATCGCGGTGGCCAGGGCGTACATGTGTCTCTCGTCGATCCCCATGAGCGTCGCCGCCTCGGGGTCGTCCTTGGTCGCGCGCATGGCGCGGCCGATGCGGGTGTGGGAGAGGTAGAGCTGCAGACCGACGATGACGCCGACCGCCACCACGAGGGTGAGCAGCGAGAAGACGCCGAGCCTGAGCTGCCCGAGCTCGACCGACGCCGTCGACAACGTGTCGATCGAGATCTTGCGGGAGTCGGCGGTGAAGATCTCCTGGAGCAGGTTGGCGCCGATCACGGCCAGGCCGAACGAGACCAGCAGCGGCGACAGCTCGCCGTGGCGCAGGGCCGCGTTGAACAAGCCGCGCTGGATCGCGTAGCCGACCGCGGCGAGGACCGGGATCACGATGACGATCGTGAGGAACGAGGGCATTCCGGTCTGCTGGACGAGCCAGAGCGCGAGGTAGGCCGAGGCCACCGCGAGGACGCCGTGGGCGAGATTGACGATCCGCATCACGCCGAAGATGAGGCTCAGACCGCAGGCGAGCAGCGCGTACTGCCCGCCGAGCAGGAGTCCCTGGAGGACCGCGTTGATCCAATCCATCAGCCGACCTCTCTCCCGTCCGCGGCGTCGACCCCGAAGTACGCCGCCTGGACCTGCTCGCGGGTCACGTCTGCCGCGGCGCCTTCCAGGACCGTGCGGCCCTCGAGCAGACACTGCACCCGGTCGGCGACCGCGAGGGCCTGAGTGAGGTCCTGCTCGACCACGAGCACGGTCGTCCCCTTCTCGGCGATCGCGGGGAGCGCCTTGTAGATGTCGGCGATCACGACCGGCGCCAGACCGAGCGAAACTTCGTCGAGCAGGAGCAGCTTCGGGTTGGACATCAGCGCCCGGCCGATCGCGGTGGCCTGCTGCTCGCCGCCGGACAGGTGCGCTCCGCGGCGTCCCCGCTTCTCGGCGAGGAGCGGGAAGGCGTCGTAGACGGTGGCGAGGTTCCAGGGGCCGGGGCGGCGGCCGTGCGCGCCGACCTTGAGGTTCTCCTCGACGGTGAGCGAGCCGAAGATCCTCCGGCCCTCCGGGGTGAGCGCGATCCCCTCCCGGACGCGCCGGTGAGCCGGGGTGTGAGAGACGTTGTGACCGTCGAACCGGATCTGGCCCGCGCTCGGGCGGAGCAGGCCGGCGATGGTCTTCAGCAGCGTGGACTTGCCGGCGCCGTTGGCGCCGATCACGGCCAGGGTCTCGCCCTCGGCGACGGTGAGGGTGATGCCGTGCAGGGCACGGAAGTCGCCGTAGCTCACGTCGATCGTGTCGACTTCGAGCAGGGTCATCGGTCTCCCTCGAATGCTGACCGAGGTAACTCGGTGAATGGGTACTTGCTTCGTGGAACTCCGCGCGGGGAGTGAGCGTCGACCGAGTTACCTCGGTGAGCATTCCGCGAGTCGTCCTGGGATGCTGACCGAGGTACGTCGCTGAGCTCGCACTTCCCTCGTGGAACTCCACGAAGGAAGCGACCGCCGACCGAGTTACCTCGGTGAGCATTCCGCGGGCTCACGCGCCCTCCAGATCAGGCGAGCCGAGGTAGACGGCGGCGACGGCGTCGCTCGCCATCACCTCGCGGGGGTCGCCGGTGGCGACGACGTCGCCCTGGGCCAGGCACATCAACCGGTCGACGACCTGCAGCAACGCGTGCACGATGTGCTCGATCCAGACGACGCCGGTGCCGCCGTCGCGGATCGCCGAGATGGTCTCGATCAGGGCGGGCAGCTCGTGCTCGGTGAGGCCGCCGGCGATCTCGTCGAGCAGCAGCAGCCGCGGGCGGGTGGCCAGCGCGCGGGCGAGCTCGAGCCGTTTGCGGTCGAGCAGCCGCAGCGAGCCGGCAGGGGTGTTGGCCAGACGGGCCAGGTCGGCGGTCTCCAGCGCCTGCCAGGCCAGGTCGTTGGCCTCGCGGCGGTGCGTGCCCGCACCGAAGGTGGACCCGACCAGCACGTTCTCGAAGACGGTGAGCCCCTCGAAGGGGCGGGGGACCTGGAACGTACGTCCGATCCCGAGGGCCGTACGCCGGGCGGCCGGCGTCCGGGTGACGTCGGTGCCGTCGAAGCGGATGGTGCCGGCGTCGACCGGGAGGGTGCCGGTCACCAGGTTGAGCAGCGTGGACTTGCCGGCGCCGTTGGGACCGACGATCCCGAGCGCCTCGCCCGCGGCGACGTGGAAGGAGACGGAGCGGGCGGTGACGACCTGGCCGAACGCCTTGGCCAGGCCTTCGGCCTCCAGCAGCGCGCCGCCGGGCACGCTGCTGAAGGCCTCGACCGACAGTGGGGCAGAGGTCACTTGAGGGCCTCGGGCTCGCCCCCGAGAGGTACGTCGGGAGCCAGCGAGTTCTGCACGACGACCAGCTCGAACGGGTGCTCCCCGCCCTCGACCTGGCGCCACTGGCCACCCGCGAGCGAGGTCTTGGCGACATACGGCGGGACGTTCTCGTCCTTGCCCCAGGCGACGTCACCGACGACCGTCGAGACCTCGAGGCCGGACAGCGCCTCGGTGATCGCGTCGGCGTCGGTCGAGCCGGCCTCGGTCACCGCCGCGGTCGCGACCTCGAAGAGCGCGTGCGCGAAGCCCAGCGGCTGGGTCCACTGCTTGCCGGTCTTCTCCTCGTACGCGTCCGCCAGCTCCTGCGCCGACTGGCCGGTCAGCGAGGACTTGTAGGGCGCGGTCGGGGTCCACCAGACCTCGGTGGAGAGGTTGTGGGCGATCGGGCCCAGCGCCTCGACGCTGCTCGGGAAGAGAAGCGCCTTGCCGATGGTGGCGACCTTCGGGTTGTAGCCCTGCTGCTTCGCCTGCTGCCAGAACGTGGTGAAGTCCGGCGGGATCGGGACACCGACGAGCACGTCGTGACCCTTGTAGGCGCTGATCTGGGCGGAGAAGTCCTTGGTGCCGTTGGGGTAGTTGCCCGGGTTGTCGATCTTCACGCCGGACGCCTCGGTGAGCGCCGGGAAGTTGGCGCCCCAGGCCTCGCCGTCGGGGTCCTTCGGGAACAGGCCGCCGGCCTTCTTGTTGTTGGGGACCTTGCCCCAGATGTCGGCGTAGACCGTCGCGACGTCCTCGAGGCCCCAGAAGAAGTGGTAGCTGTACTTCAGCTCGGCCGGCTTGTCGCCGCTGCGGATCGCGAACGGCTGCCACGGGGCGACCGTCGTGATGCACGGGATCGAGTTGGCCTCGCACTGATCCGAGACCGGGTTGACGATGTCGGGCGTCGAGGAGGCGACGATGATGTCGGCGCCGTCCTTGTTGATCAGGTCGCCGGCCACCGCCCCGGCCTTCGTCGTGTCGCTCTGCGCGTCGCGCACCACGATCTCGACGTCGAGCTCCTTGTCGCCGACCTTGACCGGGTGGTCCTTGAAGTAGGCCTCCATCTCGTCGACGACGAAGCTGTTCGCCTCGCCGAACGGCGCCGAGGAGCCCGTCTCGGTCGAGACGAACCCGATGGTGAGCGTGTCCTCGCCGCCACCGCCTTCGTCGTCGATGCCGCCCGACCCGCAGGCCGTCAAGGTCAGCGCCATCGCTGCGACACCGGCGGCGGCCAAGCTCAGGCCGCGTCCGGTGGTGAGTCCGTTGCGCACGTACGTCTCCTTAGAGAGTGTGGGGTGTTCGAGAGTGTCGTCCGTCACGGTCCCTACGGGTGGGAAGCAGGGTCCGGTTGGCGGAAAATCGCATGGAAGACCTATCGGATCTTTGGTGGACTTGTCACCCTTTCGCGCCGAGAAGTGACTTCTGGGCGCCGAGAAGTGACTTGTGGCGTACGAAACTCGACTTTCGTACGCCACAACTGACGACTCGGCCGCCACAAGTGCGGACTCGGCTGAGGTCAGGCGCGGGCGGCGCGGCGTACGTCTCCGGCGGCGACGCCGAAACGCTTGCGGAAGGCCTGCGAGAAGTGCGAGGCCGAGGTGAAGCCGCACTTCTCGGCGACGTCGACGGTGCGGATACTGGGGTCCGAGCCGGTGGCGAGCATCGCGTAGGCGAGCTCGAGGCGGCGGCCGAGGATGTGGCGGGGGACGCTCGTGCCGGCGTCGGCGAAGAGCCGGGACAGGTGACGCTCGGAGATGCCGGCGCCCGCGGCGATCGCCGTGGCGGACAGGGTGGGGTCGGCGAGATGGTCCTCGATGAACGCCTTCGCCGCGGCCCGGTGGGCGGTGGCCAGGGACACCTTTCCGCCGGTGGCGATCACCGAGATCAGGTCGAGTACGGCGCCCTCGTCGGCGGGCACCGGGTCGCGGGGCCGAAGCGCGCGGCCGACCATCTGCACCAGCGCTCGGCCGTGCGGGTCCTGGCCGCGACCGGCGTCGAGGACGAGGGGCGAGGGCATCGATGCGATCCCGGTGCGGGCGGCGAAGGCGTCCACCGGCACCTTGACCGCGAGCTCCTCGAGCCCGTGCCCGAAGCCGCGCAGGAAGGGCGCGTCGACGTCGCACACGATCAGCTGTCCGGGGCGGATGACCTGGCGACGGCCGGCGTACTCGAGGATCGCCTCGCCTCGGAGGCTGGCGTAGACGGCGATCGACCGGGCCG includes:
- a CDS encoding branched-chain amino acid ABC transporter permease translates to MSPTTTLSPTTTLKVVRGGWPSLAGGGFLAAVVVFLAAAPWFVFSPGDVTNLVALFALIILGTTWNLMAGYGGLVSIGQQAFIGAGGYGVIKLADVVGLPIPVAVVAAGVVCAALAVPTSFLLFRLVGGYFAIGTWVMAEVFKLVTQELPGFGGGSGLSLTAFQGVDRVTRIATVYYLALVLAVLVVLATYALMRSRVGLGLTAIRDDSVAAASLGVAVRRSQRLVYVAASGGAGLAGALIAVNGLRVSPDSMFSVQYTAFMIFIVVIGGLGTIEGPILGAVIFFALQQLLDSYGTWYLIALGAVAIAVVLLAPRGLWGLATRGRYEVFPVGHTVLTDSRGSTGRSTGE
- a CDS encoding branched-chain amino acid ABC transporter permease, coding for MDWINAVLQGLLLGGQYALLACGLSLIFGVMRIVNLAHGVLAVASAYLALWLVQQTGMPSFLTIVIVIPVLAAVGYAIQRGLFNAALRHGELSPLLVSFGLAVIGANLLQEIFTADSRKISIDTLSTASVELGQLRLGVFSLLTLVVAVGVIVGLQLYLSHTRIGRAMRATKDDPEAATLMGIDERHMYALATAIAIGTVALAGVFLGMSTQFSPTYGDLVLIFAFEAVIIGGLGSLWGTLLGGLVLGVAQTVGAQIDPAYGVLAGHLVFLVVLLFRPQGLLPKAVVA
- a CDS encoding ABC transporter ATP-binding protein, whose amino-acid sequence is MTLLEVDTIDVSYGDFRALHGITLTVAEGETLAVIGANGAGKSTLLKTIAGLLRPSAGQIRFDGHNVSHTPAHRRVREGIALTPEGRRIFGSLTVEENLKVGAHGRRPGPWNLATVYDAFPLLAEKRGRRGAHLSGGEQQATAIGRALMSNPKLLLLDEVSLGLAPVVIADIYKALPAIAEKGTTVLVVEQDLTQALAVADRVQCLLEGRTVLEGAAADVTREQVQAAYFGVDAADGREVG
- a CDS encoding ABC transporter ATP-binding protein codes for the protein MTSAPLSVEAFSSVPGGALLEAEGLAKAFGQVVTARSVSFHVAAGEALGIVGPNGAGKSTLLNLVTGTLPVDAGTIRFDGTDVTRTPAARRTALGIGRTFQVPRPFEGLTVFENVLVGSTFGAGTHRREANDLAWQALETADLARLANTPAGSLRLLDRKRLELARALATRPRLLLLDEIAGGLTEHELPALIETISAIRDGGTGVVWIEHIVHALLQVVDRLMCLAQGDVVATGDPREVMASDAVAAVYLGSPDLEGA
- a CDS encoding ABC transporter substrate-binding protein, with the translated sequence MRNGLTTGRGLSLAAAGVAAMALTLTACGSGGIDDEGGGGEDTLTIGFVSTETGSSAPFGEANSFVVDEMEAYFKDHPVKVGDKELDVEIVVRDAQSDTTKAGAVAGDLINKDGADIIVASSTPDIVNPVSDQCEANSIPCITTVAPWQPFAIRSGDKPAELKYSYHFFWGLEDVATVYADIWGKVPNNKKAGGLFPKDPDGEAWGANFPALTEASGVKIDNPGNYPNGTKDFSAQISAYKGHDVLVGVPIPPDFTTFWQQAKQQGYNPKVATIGKALLFPSSVEALGPIAHNLSTEVWWTPTAPYKSSLTGQSAQELADAYEEKTGKQWTQPLGFAHALFEVATAAVTEAGSTDADAITEALSGLEVSTVVGDVAWGKDENVPPYVAKTSLAGGQWRQVEGGEHPFELVVVQNSLAPDVPLGGEPEALK
- a CDS encoding helix-turn-helix domain-containing protein, translating into MPQSPLVARVRRPEVFETSRLSADAQVEAWERHNACALVALSCRPIDGHGFDAQEVNLQLDEVHLARVRATRHVVERPASLVKDIPARSIAVYASLRGEAILEYAGRRQVIRPGQLIVCDVDAPFLRGFGHGLEELAVKVPVDAFAARTGIASMPSPLVLDAGRGQDPHGRALVQMVGRALRPRDPVPADEGAVLDLISVIATGGKVSLATAHRAAAKAFIEDHLADPTLSATAIAAGAGISERHLSRLFADAGTSVPRHILGRRLELAYAMLATGSDPSIRTVDVAEKCGFTSASHFSQAFRKRFGVAAGDVRRAARA